One Persicobacter psychrovividus DNA window includes the following coding sequences:
- a CDS encoding DUF1697 domain-containing protein: protein MTKKIAILRGINVGGKRKILMADLRSVCEGLGWTDVKTYIQSGNVLFMSDRSNAELEIELEKAIKAHFGFDVPVIIRTSQEMEGIVEHNPFVKDAEIAQLHLVFLKEVPMATQIEEALVHNFEPDQFHVAGQEVYLYCAGAYHKTKMSNNFFEKKLKVGATTRNWKTVLKLVELSKMC, encoded by the coding sequence ATGACCAAAAAAATCGCTATCCTCCGAGGCATCAATGTAGGAGGCAAGAGGAAAATACTGATGGCAGACCTTCGATCTGTTTGTGAAGGTTTGGGTTGGACGGATGTGAAAACCTATATTCAGTCAGGAAATGTGCTTTTTATGTCGGATCGTTCGAATGCTGAATTGGAAATTGAGTTGGAGAAGGCGATCAAAGCACATTTTGGCTTTGATGTGCCCGTGATAATTCGGACTTCACAAGAAATGGAAGGGATTGTCGAGCATAATCCATTTGTGAAGGATGCCGAAATCGCACAGTTACATTTGGTCTTTCTAAAAGAAGTACCGATGGCTACACAAATAGAAGAAGCATTGGTACATAATTTTGAGCCTGATCAATTCCATGTTGCGGGACAAGAGGTGTATTTATATTGTGCAGGGGCATATCACAAAACTAAAATGTCCAATAATTTTTTTGAGAAAAAGCTAAAGGTGGGGGCTACGACACGGAATTGGAAAACGGTGCTGAAGTTGGTGGAACTTAGCAAA
- a CDS encoding NADase-type glycan-binding domain-containing protein produces the protein MERQGMPWRIFVLKKPISEMMKQFSIVAFIFLSISALSQEIQELSPLEISPIELNEEGEKEYALKEKIYKRITEGLVKGEKFENFSEAEQYVVRNYEEARDGYWDVLAGCSWYCGAQGPKKITGSSFLKSQSEINYEPSNAHDLNYKNAWVEGVDGYGVGEYLEYTFDATSPRINKIIVVNGYVKSEMAWENNSRVKKLKVYLDDEPYAILNLQDVRGEQTFAVDPIGNSGREDWGALEKKPDWKLKFEIMEVYKGLKYDDVAISEIYFDGLDVHCFAKGTKIQITEHSTKNIEALKVGDLVQYMDSEERKLKSAKVLQLEKVRHCGLVTYQFESGLTVTATKDHPFKVRGKGWASLNPYQSKQYKGFEYIDQIAVGDEFISSYGTQKLVKIQYLEGQQETYTISKLSDGDNFIANGLIVGVEELDHSGLSTK, from the coding sequence ATGGAGCGTCAAGGCATGCCTTGGCGTATTTTTGTTTTAAAGAAACCAATTTCTGAAATGATGAAACAGTTTTCAATCGTAGCCTTTATTTTTTTATCAATATCCGCATTATCACAGGAGATTCAGGAATTAAGTCCATTAGAAATATCACCAATTGAATTAAATGAGGAAGGAGAGAAAGAGTATGCGCTTAAGGAAAAGATTTATAAGCGAATTACCGAGGGATTGGTCAAAGGAGAAAAGTTTGAAAATTTCTCTGAAGCTGAGCAATATGTGGTTCGTAATTATGAAGAAGCAAGGGACGGATATTGGGATGTTTTAGCAGGCTGTAGTTGGTATTGTGGAGCTCAGGGACCAAAAAAAATTACAGGGTCAAGCTTTCTGAAATCACAAAGTGAAATTAATTATGAACCTTCCAATGCACATGATTTGAACTATAAAAATGCTTGGGTAGAAGGGGTTGATGGTTATGGGGTTGGAGAATATTTGGAATATACTTTTGACGCAACATCACCAAGAATTAATAAAATTATTGTTGTCAATGGTTATGTGAAAAGTGAGATGGCATGGGAAAATAATTCTCGTGTGAAAAAATTGAAAGTCTATCTTGATGATGAGCCTTATGCCATCTTGAATTTGCAGGATGTTCGAGGAGAGCAGACCTTCGCTGTAGATCCAATAGGAAATAGTGGTAGAGAAGATTGGGGAGCATTGGAGAAGAAGCCTGATTGGAAGCTTAAATTTGAAATCATGGAAGTTTATAAAGGACTGAAATATGATGATGTTGCTATTTCTGAGATATATTTTGATGGCTTGGATGTTCATTGTTTTGCAAAAGGAACGAAGATTCAAATAACCGAACACTCGACCAAGAATATTGAAGCTTTAAAAGTTGGGGATCTTGTTCAGTACATGGATTCTGAAGAAAGGAAATTGAAGTCGGCTAAGGTTTTACAGTTAGAAAAAGTGAGGCATTGTGGGTTGGTTACTTATCAGTTTGAGAGTGGTCTAACAGTGACAGCAACTAAAGATCACCCTTTTAAAGTTCGAGGAAAAGGTTGGGCATCGCTAAATCCGTATCAATCCAAACAATATAAGGGGTTCGAATATATTGATCAGATAGCCGTTGGAGATGAGTTTATATCTTCATATGGAACTCAAAAATTGGTGAAGATCCAATATTTGGAGGGGCAACAGGAAACCTATACGATCTCAAAATTAAGTGATGGAGATAACTTTATCGCCAATGGGTTGATCGTTGGTGTTGAAGAACTTGATCATTCGGGCTTGAGTACAAAGTAA